The Sphaerisporangium siamense genome includes the window AGCTTCCTGGTTTCGAGGATCATGCGCTCGGGGTCGCGCGCGAACCGCTTCCGCAGCGCCTCGACCTTCGGCGCCACGCGCAGGCGGGCCTTGTACGCCTTCGCCTGCCGGACGCTCAGCGGCAGCAGGAGAAGGCGGACGGCGAGGGTGACCAGGATGATCGCGAACGCCGCTCCGGTCAGGGAGCCGAGGGCGTCGATGAGGCGGTAGGCGGCGTCGAGGACGGTATCGAAAAGTGCGGATATACCGGACATGAGGTGGCAAAGCCCTTCGTCTATGTGGTTATGAACATGACGAAAGCGCACGTCGTCGCCCCGCACGGCGTGAGGCGTACGGGGAGATCAGACGTGCGCGGGACCTGCCGATGGTGCTCTGGGCCTCGGACGGCCGGGGGCGGCCGGATGACGCAGCCGGACGAACACGGCGTGCGCGGCGCGGGGGCGGCCACGGCCGCCGATCGTGACGGCCGGGACGCGGGCCGGCCGCCCGAGGGCCCAGGCGAGGACGAGAAGCGTGACTCCCACGAGACCGACGGCCGTGAGCGCCGCCGGGCCTGACTGCCCGGCGAGAAGCTGCGCGACCAGCGCGACGGTGGTGTGGAAGGCGCTCATGTCACCTGGAGAGCTTGCTCACCAGAGTGATGACCACGAAGACCGCGACGCCGATGAGGCCGACGACCAGAAGGATC containing:
- a CDS encoding DUF6412 domain-containing protein, producing the protein MSAFHTTVALVAQLLAGQSGPAALTAVGLVGVTLLVLAWALGRPARVPAVTIGGRGRPRAAHAVFVRLRHPAAPGRPRPRAPSAGPAHV